In the Candidatus Omnitrophota bacterium genome, one interval contains:
- a CDS encoding inositol monophosphatase family protein, whose amino-acid sequence MVEKHLLNKMLDMVKRGGEIALSLIDDSAPSVKPDQSILTRADLEISAFIRHSLQPEIATTKHLLIDEEDKNLAHYFDQAILESFPYVWVVDPIDGTRSFANKMPMFGVSIGLLKDLQPWMGAVYFPMLHELFYCDGRDSYFVKSAFTGQAAAVRIRPVDQEITVQSIFFGSDDYFKDYEWDERFCTVMLSNSAVVDLCWPAVGRGCGSFFNSNIWDFAGSWPICQSAGLKMRSFTTGKLLDRIETGLFIGQGDMTWRCKDFYILSSERNYPLIKGQIRPKR is encoded by the coding sequence ATGGTTGAAAAGCACCTTTTGAATAAAATGCTGGATATGGTCAAGCGGGGCGGGGAGATCGCCCTGTCTCTGATCGATGACAGCGCACCCAGCGTCAAGCCGGACCAGTCCATCCTGACCCGGGCGGACCTCGAGATTTCCGCTTTTATCCGTCATTCTCTGCAGCCGGAGATCGCGACCACCAAACACCTTTTGATTGATGAGGAAGACAAGAACCTGGCGCATTATTTCGACCAGGCGATCCTGGAGTCGTTCCCCTATGTTTGGGTCGTTGACCCCATCGACGGCACACGCAGCTTCGCCAACAAGATGCCCATGTTCGGCGTTTCTATCGGCCTCCTGAAAGATCTTCAGCCGTGGATGGGGGCGGTGTATTTTCCGATGCTGCACGAGTTGTTTTATTGCGACGGCCGGGACTCGTATTTTGTGAAGAGCGCCTTCACCGGCCAGGCGGCGGCGGTCCGCATCCGGCCGGTGGACCAGGAGATCACGGTCCAGTCCATCTTTTTCGGTTCGGACGATTATTTCAAGGATTATGAGTGGGATGAGCGGTTTTGCACGGTCATGCTGTCCAACAGCGCGGTGGTGGACCTTTGCTGGCCTGCGGTGGGCCGGGGTTGCGGGTCGTTTTTTAATTCCAACATCTGGGATTTTGCCGGCTCATGGCCGATTTGCCAGTCGGCGGGCCTGAAAATGCGGTCGTTCACCACGGGCAAGCTGCTGGACCGCATCGAAACAGGGCTGTTCATCGGGCAGGGAGATATGACCTGGCGCTGCAAGGATTTTTATATCTTGTCGTCGGAAAGAAATTATCCGTTGATCAAGGGCCAAATCCGCCCAAAACGATAA
- the purF gene encoding amidophosphoribosyltransferase has protein sequence MCGIIGISEHKDAAKIAFLGLYALQHRGEESAGIATFDGKDIHVSKNPGLVADAFDERSIEDLKGSAAIGHCRYSTTGSSNFKNIQPFLVIHKGRPLAVAHNGNLTNTEALYRQLEDRGSIFQTSMDTELVIHLLAKEKNGEYKKWFTEALSQLEGAFSLIFLVGDTIVGARDPHGFRPLCLGKLDDGYVLASETCAFDLIKAKFIRELEPGEIVIIKKKRIESCFLPSKPKKKAHCIFENIYFARPDSHIFDDNIYQVRKRLGAQLAVEHPTDVDFVMAIPDSGNYAALGYAQQLKLPFEVGMIRNHYIGRTFIQPSQFMRDFRVRVKLNPIRDVLKGQRVAIVEDSIVRGTTSRSRVRALRNAGAKEIHMRISCPPIRYPCFYGIDFPSRAELIAAHRTVQEVADFIEVDSLQYLSLEGMLKVMKEPGDFCHACFTGEYPVKIPRNTSKYLLEEKGS, from the coding sequence GTGTGCGGTATCATTGGCATTTCCGAGCATAAGGATGCGGCCAAGATTGCTTTTTTGGGATTGTACGCGCTTCAGCACCGGGGCGAGGAATCGGCGGGCATCGCCACCTTCGACGGCAAAGATATCCATGTCAGCAAAAACCCCGGCCTTGTCGCCGACGCCTTTGATGAGAGAAGCATCGAAGACTTGAAGGGCTCGGCCGCGATCGGGCATTGCCGCTATTCCACCACCGGCTCCAGCAATTTCAAAAACATCCAGCCGTTTCTCGTCATCCACAAGGGCCGGCCCCTGGCCGTCGCCCACAACGGCAACCTCACCAACACGGAAGCCCTGTATCGGCAGCTTGAGGACAGGGGTTCCATCTTTCAGACCTCCATGGACACCGAGCTGGTGATCCACCTGCTGGCCAAGGAAAAGAACGGCGAGTACAAAAAGTGGTTCACCGAGGCCTTGTCCCAGCTGGAGGGGGCGTTTTCCCTTATTTTTCTTGTCGGCGATACGATCGTCGGCGCCCGTGACCCGCACGGGTTCCGGCCTCTGTGCCTGGGGAAACTGGACGATGGGTATGTCCTGGCGAGCGAGACCTGCGCCTTTGACCTCATCAAAGCCAAATTTATCCGGGAGCTTGAGCCCGGTGAAATTGTCATCATCAAGAAGAAAAGAATCGAATCCTGCTTCCTTCCGTCCAAGCCCAAGAAAAAAGCTCACTGCATTTTTGAGAACATTTATTTCGCCCGGCCGGACAGCCATATTTTTGACGACAATATATATCAGGTCCGCAAGCGCCTGGGCGCCCAGCTGGCCGTGGAACATCCGACGGATGTGGATTTTGTCATGGCAATCCCGGATTCCGGCAATTACGCCGCCCTGGGGTATGCCCAGCAGCTGAAGCTCCCCTTTGAGGTCGGGATGATCCGCAACCATTACATCGGGCGGACGTTCATCCAGCCCAGCCAGTTCATGAGGGATTTCCGCGTGCGGGTCAAGCTCAACCCCATCCGCGACGTGCTCAAGGGCCAGCGGGTGGCCATCGTCGAGGATTCGATCGTGCGCGGAACCACCAGCCGCAGCCGCGTGCGGGCCCTGAGGAACGCCGGCGCCAAGGAAATCCACATGCGGATCAGCTGTCCCCCGATCCGGTATCCCTGTTTTTACGGCATTGATTTTCCAAGCCGCGCCGAACTGATCGCCGCCCACCGGACGGTCCAGGAGGTGGCAGATTTCATTGAGGTGGATTCATTGCAATATCTGAGCCTCGAGGGGATGCTGAAGGTCATGAAAGAACCCGGCGATTTCTGTCACGCCTGTTTCACCGGCGAGTATCCGGTCAAGATTCCGCGCAACACGAGCAAGTATCTCCTGGAGGAAAAGGGATCATGA
- the carB gene encoding carbamoyl-phosphate synthase large subunit: protein MPRRNDIKKILIVGSGPIVIGQACEFDYSGTQACKALKEEGFEIVLVNSNPATIMTDPEFAEHTYIEPLTPEYLEAIIKEERPDAILPTVGGQTALNLAMKLSERGTLEKYGVKMLGANYEVIRKAENREEFKKAVLRVGLEVPRSSFAYNLDDARKVALEIGFPLIIRPSFTLGGTGGGIVRNDEELERIASLGIESSMIHEILVEESIEGWKEYELEVMRDNKDNVVIVCSIENLDPMGVHTGDSITVAPAQTLTDAEYQQMRNASLALIREIGVETGGSNIQFAVNPEDGRMVVIEMNPRVSRSSALASKATGFPIAKFAAKLAVGYSLDEIRNDITRETPASFEPTIDYCVVKAPRFTFEKFPEAQDILGVQMKSVGETMAIGRTFKEALQKALRGLEIGHVGLDNKIDFRDIPDEKIRLRLSQPNASRIFYVKYALQKGMTIEEIAGISKIDVWFLAHMEEIFNFENAFVKAYQTTKMIDLKLMRRAKEMGFGDAQLARLMDIPETEVRRIRKDMGVIATFKMVDTCAAEFEAYTPYFYKTYETEDEALAYNKKLDAEAKGPRRKIMILGGGPNRIGQGIEFDYCCCHASFALRGMGFETIMVNSNPETVSTDYDTSDRLYFEPLTFEDVMDIMDVEKPGGVIVQFGGQTPLNLARRLSQAGVPIIGTSVDSIDLAEDRKQFAAFIQKLGISQPENGSAVSVEEAVEIATRIGYPVLARPSFVLGGRAMRIVYDKESLLAFINEAKDVSEGHPVLIDKFIESAMEMDVDAICDGEDVYIGGIMEHIENAGIHSGDSACVLPPHTISEELVGQIRRHTRDIALGLKVIGLLNIQFAIKGSKIYVLEVNPRASRTAPFVSKATGVPLAKIASQVMAGKKLKDFGLPEYLEPQHVSVKESVLPFSRFSGVDIVLGPEMKSTGEVMGVAATFGEAFAKSQISANQSLPKSGKIFISANDEDKRHIVFLAKRLADLGFKLVSTRGTAKVLYSSGVEIEVVEKHGEGKNNILTYIKKNEINLIINTPSGKKSQSDMRTIRAAAILHNVPCITTLQGAWAAVNGIEATLGKAISVKSLQNYYHQKTNLVSS from the coding sequence ATGCCGCGTCGAAATGACATCAAGAAAATCCTGATCGTTGGTTCCGGCCCCATCGTCATCGGCCAGGCCTGCGAATTCGATTACTCTGGGACCCAGGCCTGCAAGGCCCTGAAGGAAGAGGGGTTTGAGATCGTGCTGGTGAACTCCAACCCCGCCACCATCATGACCGACCCCGAATTCGCGGAGCACACCTACATTGAGCCGCTCACGCCGGAATACCTCGAGGCCATCATCAAAGAAGAGCGGCCGGACGCCATCCTGCCCACCGTCGGCGGCCAGACCGCGCTGAACCTTGCCATGAAACTTTCGGAGCGCGGTACGCTGGAGAAATACGGCGTGAAGATGCTCGGCGCCAATTACGAAGTCATCCGCAAGGCGGAGAACCGGGAAGAGTTCAAGAAGGCGGTGCTCCGGGTCGGCCTGGAAGTGCCGCGGAGCAGTTTTGCCTATAACCTGGACGACGCCCGGAAGGTCGCCCTCGAGATCGGGTTTCCCCTGATCATCCGCCCGTCATTTACCCTGGGCGGCACCGGCGGCGGGATCGTCCGCAACGACGAGGAACTGGAACGCATCGCCTCGCTCGGCATCGAAAGCAGCATGATCCATGAAATTTTAGTCGAGGAATCCATCGAGGGCTGGAAGGAGTACGAGCTGGAGGTCATGCGCGACAACAAGGACAACGTGGTGATCGTCTGCTCGATAGAGAATCTCGACCCCATGGGCGTTCATACCGGCGACAGCATCACGGTGGCTCCGGCCCAGACCCTGACGGACGCCGAATACCAGCAGATGCGCAACGCCTCCCTGGCCCTGATCCGCGAGATCGGCGTGGAAACCGGCGGGTCCAATATCCAGTTCGCGGTCAATCCCGAAGACGGCCGCATGGTCGTCATCGAGATGAATCCACGCGTGTCGCGCAGTTCCGCCCTGGCGAGCAAGGCGACCGGGTTTCCCATCGCCAAATTCGCCGCCAAGCTGGCCGTCGGGTATTCGCTGGACGAGATCCGCAACGACATCACCCGTGAGACGCCGGCGTCATTTGAACCGACCATTGATTACTGCGTTGTGAAGGCCCCGCGGTTCACTTTCGAGAAATTTCCAGAGGCGCAGGATATCCTCGGCGTCCAGATGAAATCCGTGGGCGAGACCATGGCCATCGGCCGGACCTTCAAAGAAGCCCTGCAGAAGGCCCTGCGCGGGCTTGAGATCGGCCACGTCGGCCTGGACAACAAGATCGATTTTCGCGACATCCCGGACGAGAAGATCCGCCTGCGTTTGAGCCAGCCCAACGCCTCCCGCATTTTTTACGTCAAATACGCCCTGCAGAAGGGGATGACGATCGAGGAGATCGCCGGGATCAGCAAGATCGACGTGTGGTTCCTGGCCCACATGGAGGAAATCTTTAATTTTGAGAACGCCTTTGTGAAGGCCTACCAAACAACCAAGATGATCGACCTCAAGTTAATGCGCCGGGCCAAGGAAATGGGATTCGGCGACGCCCAGTTGGCCCGCCTGATGGACATCCCGGAGACGGAAGTGCGCCGGATCCGCAAGGACATGGGCGTCATCGCGACCTTCAAAATGGTGGACACCTGTGCCGCCGAATTCGAGGCCTACACCCCGTATTTTTACAAAACGTATGAGACCGAAGACGAAGCCCTGGCCTATAACAAGAAACTCGACGCCGAGGCCAAGGGCCCGCGCCGGAAGATCATGATCCTCGGCGGCGGACCCAACCGCATCGGCCAGGGGATCGAGTTCGATTACTGCTGCTGCCACGCGTCTTTTGCCCTGCGCGGGATGGGATTCGAGACGATCATGGTCAACTCCAACCCGGAGACGGTCTCGACCGATTACGATACGTCCGACCGCCTTTACTTTGAGCCGCTCACCTTTGAAGATGTCATGGACATCATGGACGTCGAGAAGCCGGGCGGGGTCATTGTCCAGTTCGGCGGGCAGACGCCCCTGAACCTGGCGCGCCGGCTGTCCCAGGCGGGTGTTCCCATCATCGGCACGTCGGTGGATTCCATCGATCTGGCCGAAGACCGCAAGCAGTTTGCCGCTTTCATTCAGAAGCTCGGCATCAGCCAGCCGGAGAACGGGTCGGCCGTCAGCGTCGAGGAGGCGGTCGAGATCGCGACCCGCATCGGCTATCCGGTGCTGGCGCGGCCTTCGTTCGTTCTCGGCGGGCGGGCCATGCGCATCGTCTATGACAAGGAATCCCTGCTGGCGTTCATCAACGAAGCCAAGGACGTCTCGGAAGGCCATCCGGTCCTGATCGACAAATTCATCGAGTCCGCCATGGAGATGGACGTGGACGCGATCTGCGACGGAGAGGACGTCTACATCGGCGGCATCATGGAGCACATCGAGAACGCCGGGATCCATTCCGGCGATTCGGCCTGTGTTCTTCCCCCGCACACGATCAGCGAGGAGCTGGTCGGCCAGATCCGCCGCCACACCCGGGACATCGCGCTGGGGTTGAAGGTCATCGGGCTTCTCAATATCCAGTTCGCTATCAAGGGCAGCAAGATCTACGTCCTGGAGGTCAATCCCCGCGCGTCGCGCACGGCGCCGTTCGTGAGCAAGGCCACGGGCGTTCCCCTGGCCAAGATCGCCTCGCAGGTCATGGCCGGCAAGAAATTGAAGGATTTCGGCCTCCCGGAATATCTGGAGCCCCAGCATGTTTCCGTCAAGGAATCGGTCCTGCCGTTCTCGCGGTTCTCGGGCGTGGACATCGTCCTTGGCCCGGAGATGAAATCCACCGGCGAGGTCATGGGAGTGGCCGCGACCTTCGGCGAGGCCTTTGCCAAGTCCCAGATTTCGGCTAATCAGTCCCTGCCGAAATCCGGGAAGATTTTCATCAGCGCCAACGACGAGGACAAGCGCCACATCGTTTTTCTCGCCAAGCGGCTGGCAGACCTGGGATTTAAACTCGTGTCGACCCGGGGCACCGCCAAGGTCCTGTATTCCAGCGGTGTCGAGATCGAAGTGGTGGAAAAACACGGCGAGGGGAAAAACAATATATTGACATATATCAAAAAAAATGAGATAAATTTGATTATCAACACGCCGTCCGGGAAAAAGAGCCAATCGGACATGCGGACCATCCGCGCGGCGGCCATTTTGCACAATGTTCCCTGTATCACAACCCTTCAGGGCGCCTGGGCGGCGGTCAACGGAATTGAAGCTACGCTGGGCAAGGCCATTTCCGTTAAATCTCTTCAGAATTATTACCACCAGAAGACCAATTTGGTGTCATCGTAG
- the glpK gene encoding glycerol kinase GlpK — MKPWVLAIDQGTTGSRAVLMDASGRVVASAYQEFRQYYPKPGWVEHDAEEIWKSCVNVIREALRRSGGGADRIAGIGITNQRETTVVWDRKTSRPVSRAIVWQCRRTAEMCREKRFQSLRPVLRRKTGLVLDPYFSGTKIKWMLDHVPGVRSRALKGDLCFGTIDSWLIWKLTGGQSHATDVTNASRTLIFNIRSLAWDKELLKAFGIPVSLLPQVRNSGSIFGCTARAAGLPDGIPITGVLGDQQAALYGQGCFEPGSVKNTYGTGCFLVLNTGRKPVYSKKGLLTTLASDDLGRPVYALEGSVFVAGAVVQWLRDELRVIPSSADSEKAAAGLVDSNGVYFVPAFTGLGAPYWDAEARGIISGLTRGANVRHIIRAALESVAYQTKDVFDLMQEEYGRRISELNVDGGACQNNFLMQFQADMLNCRIVRPAMVESTARGAALLAGVTAGVWAGKEALSRLVRPDKVFAPRMSPTVRQRLYDGWKKAVRQARSR, encoded by the coding sequence ATGAAGCCATGGGTGTTGGCCATTGACCAGGGAACGACCGGTTCCCGCGCCGTCCTCATGGACGCGTCGGGACGCGTGGTGGCGAGCGCGTATCAGGAATTCCGGCAGTATTATCCGAAACCCGGCTGGGTGGAACATGATGCCGAGGAAATATGGAAATCCTGTGTGAACGTCATCCGGGAGGCCCTTCGCCGTTCCGGCGGGGGCGCGGACCGGATCGCCGGCATCGGCATCACGAACCAGCGCGAGACGACCGTGGTCTGGGACCGGAAAACCTCCCGCCCCGTGAGCCGCGCGATCGTCTGGCAGTGCCGGCGGACTGCGGAGATGTGCCGTGAGAAACGTTTCCAGTCCCTGCGTCCGGTCCTTCGCCGCAAGACAGGGCTTGTTTTGGATCCGTATTTTTCCGGCACAAAAATCAAGTGGATGCTGGACCATGTCCCCGGCGTCAGGTCCCGGGCGTTGAAAGGGGACCTCTGCTTCGGGACGATCGACAGCTGGCTGATTTGGAAATTGACCGGAGGCCAGTCCCATGCGACCGACGTCACCAACGCCTCGCGCACGCTCATTTTCAATATCCGCAGTCTGGCCTGGGACAAGGAATTGCTCAAGGCCTTCGGGATTCCGGTTTCCTTGTTGCCGCAGGTGCGAAATTCCGGCAGTATTTTCGGCTGCACGGCCCGCGCGGCCGGGCTTCCCGACGGGATCCCTATTACCGGCGTCCTCGGCGACCAACAGGCGGCCCTTTACGGGCAGGGGTGTTTTGAACCCGGTTCGGTCAAGAATACTTACGGGACAGGATGCTTTCTGGTCCTCAACACCGGCCGGAAACCGGTTTATTCGAAGAAAGGATTGCTGACTACGCTGGCCAGCGACGATCTGGGCCGTCCGGTTTACGCGCTGGAGGGATCTGTGTTCGTCGCCGGGGCCGTGGTCCAATGGCTGCGCGACGAACTGAGGGTCATCCCGTCGTCCGCAGATTCGGAAAAAGCCGCGGCAGGTCTCGTTGATTCCAACGGCGTGTATTTTGTGCCTGCCTTTACCGGGCTCGGGGCTCCGTACTGGGACGCCGAGGCGCGCGGGATCATTTCCGGGCTGACACGCGGGGCCAACGTCCGCCACATCATCCGCGCGGCGCTGGAGTCCGTCGCGTATCAGACAAAGGATGTTTTTGATCTTATGCAGGAAGAATACGGCCGGCGGATCAGCGAACTGAACGTGGACGGCGGCGCCTGTCAAAATAATTTTCTCATGCAGTTTCAGGCCGACATGCTCAACTGCCGGATCGTCAGGCCCGCGATGGTGGAATCCACAGCCCGCGGCGCGGCGTTGCTGGCCGGCGTCACAGCCGGCGTGTGGGCCGGGAAAGAAGCTCTTTCGCGCCTGGTGCGGCCGGACAAGGTCTTTGCCCCCCGGATGTCCCCGACGGTCCGGCAGCGCCTGTATGACGGATGGAAGAAAGCCGTCCGGCAAGCCCGTTCCCGATGA
- a CDS encoding glycerol-3-phosphate dehydrogenase/oxidase — translation MNSIDTFSGPYDFLVIGGGINGAAIANVASRQGMKVALVEKGDFASGTSSKSSKLIHGGLRYLENFEFGLVREALHERLIQLNAAPHLVKPLSFLIPVYREDPRSLWMMKAGVWLYDALSGRYRVGRHQALSAEDILSRIPGIKREGLIGGVEYFDAQTDDARLCLENVLAARAAGAHAANYTEVTGFVKESGRAVGVKARDVLQNRNFEIRAGKIVCAVGPWTPGVWGMDSPGGGQKVRTTKGAHIICRRKVSDSALFVQTRDNGRIFFIIPWMGRSLIGTTDTDYHGDPDQVAVAEDDIEYLLKETNRLFPETPFGRTDVVGSFAGLRPLAYRAGAPSRVSRRHAFEESPSGIVFVTGGKYTTYRRIALACVALVAGRRTGPDSDDYAVYGGGKITESPLEAARKYGIDRETIEHVMGKYGTRYAAVLDLTREAPELKNRICSCHEHIGAQVLYSIRVEMARSPKDILFRRLGVGYDGCGEIEKYRQVIDQYLSS, via the coding sequence ATGAATTCCATCGATACCTTCTCCGGTCCTTATGATTTTCTCGTCATCGGCGGCGGCATCAACGGCGCGGCGATCGCCAATGTCGCGTCCCGTCAGGGGATGAAGGTCGCGCTCGTGGAGAAAGGCGACTTCGCCAGCGGCACGTCCAGTAAGTCCAGCAAGCTGATCCACGGCGGGTTGAGGTATCTGGAAAATTTTGAGTTCGGCCTTGTCCGTGAAGCTCTTCACGAGCGTCTGATCCAGCTCAACGCCGCGCCCCATCTTGTCAAGCCGTTGTCCTTCCTGATTCCCGTTTATCGCGAAGACCCCCGATCCCTGTGGATGATGAAGGCGGGGGTTTGGCTTTATGACGCCCTGAGCGGGCGTTACCGCGTCGGCCGGCATCAGGCCCTGTCCGCTGAGGATATTTTGAGCAGGATCCCGGGGATCAAGCGGGAAGGGCTCATAGGCGGAGTCGAATATTTTGACGCGCAGACGGATGATGCCCGGCTGTGCCTGGAAAACGTTCTGGCGGCGCGGGCCGCAGGAGCGCACGCGGCCAATTACACGGAAGTGACCGGTTTTGTCAAGGAATCCGGGCGGGCCGTGGGCGTGAAGGCCAGGGATGTGTTGCAGAACAGAAATTTTGAGATCCGCGCCGGAAAAATCGTTTGTGCCGTCGGGCCATGGACGCCGGGCGTCTGGGGGATGGACAGCCCGGGCGGCGGGCAGAAGGTCAGGACCACCAAAGGCGCGCACATTATCTGCCGGCGCAAAGTCAGCGATTCAGCGCTGTTTGTCCAGACGCGGGACAACGGCCGCATTTTCTTCATTATTCCCTGGATGGGCCGGTCCCTGATCGGCACCACGGACACGGATTATCACGGGGATCCGGACCAGGTCGCGGTTGCCGAGGATGACATCGAGTATCTGCTCAAGGAAACCAACCGGCTTTTTCCGGAGACGCCGTTTGGCCGGACAGATGTCGTGGGGTCGTTCGCGGGCCTGCGGCCGCTGGCCTACCGCGCCGGCGCTCCGTCCAGGGTGTCCCGCCGGCACGCGTTTGAAGAGTCCCCGTCGGGAATTGTGTTCGTGACCGGCGGGAAATACACGACCTACCGGCGGATCGCCCTGGCGTGTGTCGCCCTTGTCGCCGGCCGGCGGACCGGGCCGGATTCGGATGATTACGCGGTCTACGGCGGCGGCAAAATCACGGAAAGCCCTTTGGAGGCGGCCCGAAAGTATGGTATAGATAGGGAAACTATTGAGCATGTGATGGGAAAGTACGGGACGCGCTACGCGGCTGTCCTGGATTTGACCCGGGAAGCCCCGGAGCTCAAAAACAGAATTTGTTCCTGCCATGAACATATCGGCGCCCAGGTCTTGTATTCGATCCGCGTCGAAATGGCCCGCTCCCCGAAAGACATCCTTTTCCGCCGGCTGGGGGTCGGATACGACGGTTGCGGGGAGATCGAGAAATACCGGCAAGTGATTGACCAGTATTTATCGTCATAA
- the carA gene encoding glutamine-hydrolyzing carbamoyl-phosphate synthase small subunit, with product MKDAILYLEDGTAFHGQSLGVTGETAGEVVFNTAMSGYQEVLTDPSYAGQIVVMTYPLIGNYGVNDEDVESSKVHVKSFVVKEFCRRHSNHRATRSLVEYLNDNKIIALEGIDTRALTRHLRVFGAMKGYISTEDFDPKSLAAKIAAVPSMEGADWVKTVTAKDKYVWPAEGQYLNAPRFRVAAIDCGIKLNILRILAKLGCEIHVFPATAAADEIKAVRPDGLFLSNGPGDPAVVNYVIETVRKMFGVVPIFGICLGHQILGLALGGKTYKLRFGHHGVNHPVKDLLDNRIGITSQNHGFCVDINSLKSQDVEMIDVNLNDQTVEGLRHKKFPILSVQHHPEAAPGPHDAQYLFKHFIEMMKKNKESEVGS from the coding sequence ATGAAGGATGCGATTTTATATTTGGAAGACGGGACTGCGTTCCACGGCCAAAGTCTCGGCGTCACGGGAGAAACTGCAGGCGAAGTTGTCTTTAATACCGCGATGAGCGGTTATCAAGAGGTCCTCACCGACCCTTCCTACGCCGGCCAGATTGTCGTGATGACGTATCCCTTGATCGGGAACTACGGCGTCAACGACGAGGACGTGGAGTCTTCGAAAGTCCACGTCAAATCGTTCGTCGTCAAGGAATTCTGCCGCCGCCATTCCAATCACCGCGCCACCCGAAGCCTCGTCGAATACCTCAACGACAATAAGATCATCGCCCTGGAAGGCATCGACACCCGCGCCCTGACCCGTCATCTGCGGGTGTTCGGGGCCATGAAGGGATACATTTCCACGGAAGACTTTGACCCCAAGAGCCTGGCGGCCAAGATCGCGGCCGTGCCGTCCATGGAAGGCGCGGACTGGGTCAAGACCGTGACCGCCAAAGACAAATATGTGTGGCCCGCCGAAGGCCAATACCTCAACGCCCCGCGTTTCCGCGTGGCCGCGATCGACTGCGGGATCAAACTTAACATCCTGCGTATCCTGGCCAAGCTGGGCTGCGAGATCCACGTGTTCCCGGCCACGGCCGCGGCCGACGAGATCAAGGCCGTTCGTCCGGACGGGCTGTTTTTATCGAACGGTCCCGGCGATCCGGCGGTGGTCAACTACGTCATCGAGACCGTTCGCAAGATGTTCGGCGTTGTCCCGATCTTCGGCATCTGCCTCGGTCACCAGATCCTCGGGCTGGCCCTGGGCGGCAAGACCTACAAGCTCAGGTTCGGCCATCACGGCGTCAACCATCCGGTCAAGGACCTGCTGGACAACCGGATCGGCATCACGTCCCAGAATCACGGCTTCTGCGTGGACATCAACAGCTTGAAGTCCCAGGATGTGGAGATGATTGATGTCAACCTCAACGACCAGACCGTGGAAGGCCTTCGGCACAAAAAGTTTCCGATCCTCTCGGTCCAGCATCACCCCGAAGCGGCGCCGGGCCCGCACGACGCGCAGTATCTTTTTAAGCATTTTATTGAGATGATGAAAAAAAATAAAGAGTCAGAAGTCGGAAGTTAG